From the genome of Streptococcus marmotae, one region includes:
- a CDS encoding diaminopimelate decarboxylase has product MTKVPFISKEALEEITAVFPTPFHLYDEKGIREKARALNAAFAWNKGFKEYFAVKATPTPAILKILQEEGCGVDCATDVEVMMSEKLGFEDIMFTSNDTQGSEFIYAREVGAIINLDAYEHIAFLKEVAGIPEVVCLRYNPGGIFSLGTDIMDHPEESKFGMTKEQLLQGYRELKELGVKEFGLHAFLASNTVTNEYYPTLARQLFELALEIREETGVTLDFINLSGGIGVNYRPEQEANDIAVIGEGVRQVYEEVLIPAGMGEVKIYTELGRFMLAPHGHLVTKVLHRKETYRTYVGVDASAANLMRPAFYGAYHHITNISRPDAPIEVVDVVGSLCENNDKFAVQRELAQAEVGDTLIIHDAGAHGFSMGYNYNGRLRSAEILLQEDGQARMIRRAEKPEDYFATLYGFDFDR; this is encoded by the coding sequence ATGACAAAAGTACCGTTTATCAGTAAAGAAGCGCTAGAAGAGATTACAGCAGTATTTCCAACTCCTTTTCATCTCTATGATGAGAAGGGAATCCGTGAAAAAGCGCGGGCCTTGAATGCTGCCTTTGCTTGGAACAAGGGATTTAAGGAATATTTTGCCGTCAAGGCGACTCCGACACCTGCTATTTTAAAAATCTTGCAAGAAGAAGGCTGTGGAGTGGATTGTGCGACAGATGTGGAAGTAATGATGAGTGAAAAGCTCGGCTTTGAGGACATCATGTTCACATCAAATGACACTCAAGGTTCAGAATTTATCTATGCGCGAGAAGTCGGTGCCATTATCAACTTGGATGCCTACGAGCATATTGCGTTTTTGAAAGAGGTCGCAGGGATTCCAGAAGTGGTTTGCCTCCGGTACAATCCTGGTGGGATATTTTCATTGGGAACAGACATCATGGATCATCCAGAAGAATCAAAATTTGGCATGACCAAGGAGCAATTGCTGCAAGGTTATCGTGAATTGAAAGAGCTTGGGGTTAAGGAATTCGGTCTTCATGCCTTTCTAGCTTCTAATACGGTGACGAATGAGTACTATCCAACCTTAGCGAGACAATTATTTGAACTGGCGCTTGAAATCCGGGAGGAAACTGGTGTAACCCTTGACTTTATCAATCTGTCTGGTGGAATCGGTGTCAATTATCGCCCTGAGCAAGAAGCCAATGATATTGCAGTGATTGGGGAAGGAGTGCGTCAGGTCTACGAAGAGGTTTTGATACCTGCTGGTATGGGTGAGGTGAAAATTTATACAGAGCTAGGTCGCTTTATGTTAGCCCCACATGGTCATTTGGTCACCAAGGTTCTTCACCGCAAGGAAACCTATCGTACTTATGTTGGTGTCGATGCGTCAGCAGCCAATCTTATGCGGCCAGCCTTTTACGGAGCCTATCACCATATTACCAATATCAGCCGTCCCGATGCGCCGATTGAGGTGGTAGATGTAGTTGGATCCCTATGTGAAAACAATGATAAATTTGCGGTTCAGCGGGAATTAGCTCAGGCAGAGGTCGGAGATACCTTGATTATTCATGATGCAGGTGCGCATGGTTTTTCGATGGGCTACAATTACAATGGTCGCCTGCGTTCGGCAGAAATTCTGTTGCAAGAAGATGGACAGGCCAGGATGATTCGCCGAGCAGAAAAACCAGAAGATTATTTTGCAACCCTATACGGCTTTGATTTTGACAGGTAA
- a CDS encoding metallophosphoesterase produces the protein MAREKYYTCVVMSDSHGDRAIVEEVKKRYMGQVDALFHNGDSELEAKDPLWDGIQVVGGNCDYDRAYPDRLVTTLGDVTIAQTHGHLYGINFTWMRLDYWAEEVGADICLYGHLHVPDATVRGKTLFVNPGSIRQPRGMISECLYAILTIFEDHIHIEYYNRDHQVYAPLTKDIPR, from the coding sequence ATGGCAAGAGAAAAATACTATACATGCGTAGTGATGAGTGATTCGCATGGCGATCGTGCGATTGTGGAAGAAGTAAAAAAACGCTACATGGGTCAGGTGGATGCCCTCTTTCATAATGGGGATTCTGAACTAGAGGCGAAGGATCCTCTGTGGGACGGGATTCAGGTTGTGGGTGGCAATTGTGACTATGATAGGGCCTATCCAGATCGGTTGGTGACCACATTAGGCGATGTGACGATTGCCCAAACCCATGGTCATTTGTATGGGATTAACTTTACTTGGATGCGCCTGGATTATTGGGCAGAAGAAGTAGGTGCGGATATTTGTTTGTATGGCCATTTGCATGTTCCAGATGCGACCGTTCGTGGCAAGACCCTCTTTGTCAATCCAGGCTCCATTCGTCAACCTCGTGGTATGATTAGCGAATGTCTTTATGCGATTTTAACGATTTTTGAGGATCATATTCATATTGAGTATTACAATCGCGACCACCAAGTCTATGCGCCATTAACAAAGGATATTCCAAGATGA
- a CDS encoding YneF family protein — MNLGLAIVLIIVAFAGGVALGIYLSRKQVENYIADKPILDENALRAMMSQMGQKPSEAKVQQVLRQIKSQQKIATKKK, encoded by the coding sequence ATGAATTTAGGTCTTGCAATTGTATTGATTATCGTAGCTTTTGCTGGTGGTGTTGCTCTGGGAATTTATCTTTCACGTAAGCAGGTTGAAAATTATATCGCAGATAAGCCAATCTTGGATGAAAATGCTCTTCGCGCGATGATGAGCCAAATGGGTCAAAAACCAAGTGAAGCAAAAGTACAACAAGTGCTTCGCCAAATCAAGAGCCAACAAAAAATTGCAACAAAGAAAAAATAA
- the racE gene encoding glutamate racemase — MDNRPIGFLDSGVGGLTVVRELMRQLPHEEIVYIGDSARAPYGPRPAEQIREYTWELVQFLLTKNVKMIVFACNTATAVAWEEVKAKLDIPVLGVILPGASSAIKASKSGKIGVLGTAMTIQSDIYREKIQALSPDTEVTSLACPKFVPLVESNNYQSSLAKKVVYETLRSLKGSVDTVVLGCTHYPLLRPIIQNVLGQDVTLIDSGAECARDISVLLNYFEINHSRTAEQPQHFFYTTASPAAFREIAENWLGKDIQVEHVSL, encoded by the coding sequence ATGGATAATCGACCAATTGGATTTTTAGATTCCGGTGTAGGTGGTTTGACGGTTGTGCGTGAGTTGATGCGTCAGCTTCCACATGAAGAAATTGTCTATATCGGTGATTCGGCAAGAGCTCCTTACGGGCCACGTCCAGCTGAGCAAATTAGGGAATATACCTGGGAATTGGTTCAGTTTTTATTAACGAAAAATGTCAAGATGATTGTCTTTGCCTGTAATACAGCAACGGCAGTTGCTTGGGAAGAAGTCAAGGCCAAGTTAGACATTCCTGTTCTCGGTGTGATTTTGCCTGGGGCGTCATCAGCTATCAAGGCTTCAAAGTCAGGAAAGATTGGTGTCTTAGGCACGGCTATGACGATTCAATCGGATATCTATCGGGAAAAAATTCAGGCTTTATCACCTGATACGGAAGTTACGAGTCTGGCTTGTCCAAAATTTGTTCCCTTGGTAGAATCAAATAATTATCAGTCAAGTTTAGCAAAGAAAGTGGTGTATGAAACCCTGCGTTCCCTCAAGGGAAGCGTGGATACAGTTGTCTTAGGCTGTACCCACTATCCCTTGCTTCGTCCGATTATCCAAAATGTCTTGGGGCAGGATGTGACCCTGATTGATAGCGGTGCGGAATGTGCGCGGGATATTTCTGTCTTACTCAATTATTTTGAAATCAACCACAGCAGAACTGCAGAGCAACCGCAGCATTTCTTTTATACAACAGCTAGTCCAGCTGCCTTTCGGGAAATAGCAGAGAACTGGCTCGGAAAAGATATACAGGTGGAGCATGTGAGCCTATGA
- a CDS encoding nucleoside-triphosphate diphosphatase has translation MTEKIYEYKDANDWYIGTWDDFTYLTVFGDDEKFDTVRMRFYQLMEQLSVEGLQVHVVKMTSSFSFLKFLIQMIQEKYGRDLSVVQHKGAILVMEGQQIIDIHLPQEGISSDSFFGQADVPTAFGDTILIATKNEGKTAEFRQFFEKLGYKVENLNAYPDLPDVAETGMTFEENARLKAETIANLTGKMVLADDSGLKVDKLGGLPGVWSARFSGQDATDARNNAKLLHELAMVFDVKDRSAQFHCTLVVAAPDVDSLVVEADWDGYIATVPQGENGFGYDPLFLVGETGRTAAQMTIEEKNAQSHRAQALEKLLEVFPVWQEKNTIHA, from the coding sequence ATGACAGAAAAAATATACGAATACAAGGATGCCAATGATTGGTATATTGGCACATGGGATGACTTTACCTACCTAACTGTTTTTGGTGACGATGAGAAGTTTGATACTGTGCGGATGCGGTTTTATCAGCTCATGGAGCAATTGTCTGTAGAAGGCTTACAGGTTCATGTAGTGAAGATGACATCTAGCTTTTCTTTTTTAAAATTCCTTATTCAGATGATTCAGGAAAAATATGGGCGGGACTTGTCTGTTGTGCAACACAAGGGAGCTATTCTTGTTATGGAAGGCCAGCAGATTATAGATATTCATCTACCACAAGAAGGCATTTCTTCAGATAGCTTTTTCGGTCAGGCAGATGTGCCAACGGCTTTTGGTGATACGATTTTAATTGCGACCAAAAATGAGGGGAAGACGGCTGAATTTCGTCAGTTCTTTGAAAAATTGGGCTATAAGGTGGAAAATCTAAATGCCTATCCAGACCTTCCAGATGTAGCAGAAACAGGGATGACGTTTGAAGAAAATGCACGCTTAAAAGCAGAAACAATTGCCAATTTGACAGGGAAAATGGTATTGGCTGATGATTCAGGACTCAAAGTTGATAAGCTAGGTGGTTTACCGGGGGTCTGGTCAGCACGTTTTTCAGGTCAGGATGCGACGGATGCACGAAATAATGCCAAACTGCTCCATGAGCTAGCTATGGTCTTTGACGTCAAAGATCGGTCAGCCCAATTCCATTGTACTTTGGTTGTTGCGGCACCAGATGTAGATAGTCTAGTTGTTGAAGCAGATTGGGACGGCTATATTGCCACGGTTCCACAAGGAGAAAATGGTTTTGGCTACGATCCCCTCTTTCTTGTAGGTGAAACAGGGCGTACAGCAGCCCAGATGACTATTGAAGAAAAAAATGCGCAGTCTCACCGTGCACAGGCATTAGAAAAGTTATTGGAGGTATTTCCAGTATGGCAAGAGAAAAATACTATACATGCGTAG